The genomic interval CATGAGCTGACCAGTCTGCGCACGGTCATAATAAGAAAATGATAACCGCTGCAAATGCTCATAAAGCTCTTTCCGGAGTTTAAACACGACATTTTGACCGACCAGCTCTTGAGAATAACCTTGTATAAACATGCCTAAGCTCTTTAAAGCTTGAATGCCTGCCAAAGCAAGTGTTAATCCGATCACGACGGACATATTGCTTTTTCCGATTCCTTCGTCAAATATTTTGGCTAATACCCAAGGAGCTACCAAATCGAATATCGTCGCAAAAATCATAATGATAACCGCTGTAAATACCCATTTGGCACTCGGTCTTACATAAATCATCAAACGTAACAGCGTTTTCATTGGATTGCCCCTTCCCCTATAGGAAACAAAAAAAGACCTCAAGCCATCATCGGCTTGAGATCTTCGTATAATAGCGTGCAACGGTCAAAAAAGCTGCGTTGACACCAATGAACGAAGGCAGCCCGATCGGCATGTTTGAACAACAAGATGGAAATTCATGCTAAACTGCACGCCTTCGACATTCATTCCAATCTGATTGAAAAACATTCGTGAGCCCCCCTTTTCGTATCCATTTGATCATATTTTCCTAACCCATCCAAATCTTAACACCTGTTTCTGCCTTTGCGCAAGAGGTTTTTACAAAAAAAAGATTTAAAACCTGTCCGACTCATTCGGCAAATCAAAGTCACTTGAGGAGATGCCTTCCTCTACCGCAAACTCAAAATCTTCAATATCGTAAATTTGTACAGGGACCTCTGCTTCTATCAGCTTATCTTGAAACTCAAACTGATCCGACAGCAATGGGACTTGCAGCTTCAACCCTGTTAACAGCAATTCCGTTTCGATCGGATCGAACATCTCGCCATAATGGGCATTATCGACAGCATGCACGACTGTAAAATGAATCGTATCATTTAGAATGAGCGGAGAGCTTTCTCGCCAAGGCACTTGCATGGCCTTTTCAATTTTTTTGCGATTAAGAGCATCCTCAAAAAAAGCAATAAGTTCATTTATTTTGGTTTTTACATGTCCATCATCATCTGGATCATCCATGACAGGTTCAACACCGTCTCTCATTTCATACAGCTCAGCTATGGATGAATAAGGAACGACAAAATCAATTGGACGACTCGGTACAAGAAGATGTCCATACGTTGCCACCAGTACTGCCTCTATTACAAAACGTCGCCGCATGTGATCTCCTCCTATCATTTTGTGAAATAAAGCTAGTTTCATAGAACCGGTATACAAATAAGAATGGTTACACATTATTATACAATAATATATTGCATGTACACGAGAGCCATAAATCCAGATTTGCACAATATGTACGCCTCGCAGTAAAATGATCGTTATATTAGAATTTATATCGCTTCGTTATAGTATAGGAGGGTAATACGAATGCAAAAAGAAGAAGCCATCATCATTGGAGGCGGTCCGTGCGGCTTGGCAGCAGCGATTGAACTCGAACGGATTGGTCTCCAGCCAC from Paenibacillus sp. FSL K6-3182 carries:
- a CDS encoding ADP-heptose synthase, whose product is MRRRFVIEAVLVATYGHLLVPSRPIDFVVPYSSIAELYEMRDGVEPVMDDPDDDGHVKTKINELIAFFEDALNRKKIEKAMQVPWRESSPLILNDTIHFTVVHAVDNAHYGEMFDPIETELLLTGLKLQVPLLSDQFEFQDKLIEAEVPVQIYDIEDFEFAVEEGISSSDFDLPNESDRF